The following proteins come from a genomic window of Pyxidicoccus sp. MSG2:
- a CDS encoding ATP-binding protein, whose translation MEALSPSLAAAFTALPEPAYVLDGLGRVLACSVAGARALERTPTELTGRSWGELGVSAQDVARLELVRAHVLSTGATDTLELPWPTDLGPRRHALVFTPLPAEEGRAAAVLVTARPLTEAEAVYSRAMELEQAARSEVEQAERRRSFLYQAMTTLFTHPPDPQGMYTLLAHLAVPDIADWCLVDALEQGPWVSRMAAACLDPRQQERVGSLPTRTELRDDALVGLLRVLRTGEPELVPAVTDSLLRAAAAEPAHPALLRALQARSYMIVPLRARGHTLGAVTFVASGSGRRYGPDDLALAEDLCLRASLAIDNARLVGESRRAARAREDLLAVVSHDLKNPLGVVQLGAALLLRGAGSKPGGESVAKQATRIQDATERMSRLISDLLDWGRLEAGGLPLDCGEHTVAALVTEAVESIRPLAEAKGLHLNVELPAGDVRTRCDKVRVLQVLGNLLGNAVKFTGVGGELAVGARTRGPEVVFHVRDTGAGIDPEALPHIFDRYWQARDAASRGTGLGLAIAKGLVEAHGGTIQAQSTLGEGSTFTFTLPAVAGAVMASTTARVVAHD comes from the coding sequence ATGGAAGCCCTCTCCCCCTCACTCGCCGCCGCCTTCACCGCCCTCCCCGAGCCCGCCTATGTGCTGGACGGCCTGGGACGGGTGCTCGCCTGTAGTGTCGCGGGCGCGCGAGCGCTGGAGCGCACGCCCACCGAGCTGACGGGCAGGTCCTGGGGTGAGCTGGGCGTGTCCGCGCAGGACGTGGCCCGGCTGGAGCTGGTGCGCGCCCACGTGCTGAGCACCGGCGCCACGGACACGCTGGAGCTGCCCTGGCCCACGGACCTGGGCCCGCGCCGGCACGCGCTGGTGTTCACCCCGCTGCCGGCGGAAGAGGGGCGCGCGGCGGCCGTGCTGGTGACGGCACGGCCCCTCACGGAAGCCGAGGCGGTGTACTCGCGCGCGATGGAGCTGGAGCAGGCCGCGCGCTCGGAGGTGGAGCAGGCCGAGCGGCGGCGCTCCTTCCTGTACCAGGCGATGACGACGCTGTTCACCCATCCGCCGGACCCGCAGGGCATGTACACGCTGCTGGCGCACCTGGCCGTGCCGGACATCGCGGATTGGTGCCTGGTGGACGCGCTGGAGCAGGGCCCGTGGGTGTCGCGCATGGCGGCCGCGTGCCTGGACCCGAGGCAGCAGGAGCGCGTGGGCTCGCTCCCCACGCGCACGGAGCTGCGTGACGATGCGCTGGTGGGCCTCTTGCGCGTACTGCGCACCGGCGAGCCGGAGCTGGTGCCCGCGGTGACGGACTCGCTGTTGCGCGCGGCCGCCGCCGAGCCCGCGCACCCCGCGCTGCTGCGGGCCCTGCAGGCGCGCTCGTACATGATTGTCCCGCTGCGCGCGCGCGGGCACACGCTGGGCGCCGTCACCTTCGTGGCCTCCGGCTCCGGGCGCCGCTACGGGCCGGACGACCTGGCGCTGGCGGAGGACCTGTGCCTGCGCGCCAGCCTCGCCATCGACAACGCGCGGCTGGTGGGCGAGTCCCGCCGCGCCGCCCGGGCCCGCGAGGACCTGCTGGCCGTCGTCTCGCACGACCTGAAGAACCCGCTGGGCGTGGTGCAGCTGGGCGCCGCGCTGCTGCTGCGCGGCGCGGGGAGCAAGCCCGGCGGGGAGAGCGTGGCGAAGCAGGCCACGCGCATCCAGGACGCGACGGAGCGGATGTCGCGGCTCATCTCGGACCTGCTGGACTGGGGACGGCTGGAGGCGGGCGGGCTGCCACTCGACTGTGGCGAGCACACCGTGGCGGCGCTCGTCACCGAGGCGGTGGAGTCCATCCGCCCGCTGGCCGAGGCCAAGGGGCTGCACCTGAACGTGGAGCTGCCCGCGGGCGACGTGCGCACGCGGTGTGACAAGGTGCGGGTGCTCCAGGTGCTGGGGAACCTGCTCGGCAACGCGGTGAAGTTCACCGGTGTCGGCGGGGAGCTCGCGGTGGGCGCGAGGACGCGGGGCCCCGAGGTGGTCTTCCACGTGCGCGACACCGGCGCCGGCATCGACCCCGAGGCGCTGCCGCACATCTTCGACCGCTACTGGCAGGCGCGCGACGCGGCCAGCCGCGGCACCGGCCTGGGGCTCGCCATCGCCAAGGGCCTGGTGGAAGCGCATGGCGGCACCATCCAGGCGCAGAGCACCCTGGGCGAGGGCAGCACCTTCACCTTCACCCTGCCCGCCGTCGCCGGTGCCGTCATGGCGTCGACGACCGCGCGCGTGGTGGCTCACGACTGA
- the cheB gene encoding chemotaxis-specific protein-glutamate methyltransferase CheB, protein MRKDALRIVVAEDSPTARRLLVEILRADPALTVAGEAKDGVEAVDLVQRLRPDLVTMDIQMPRMDGLDATRRIMTEVPTPVVVVSTLVERDIQTSMAALRAGALAVLQKPVGPESPDFDAESRRLRDTLKAMAEVKVVRRWPERTAAPLPLVPAPAPVVQRPAVVALAASTGGPAALHRVLSELPADFPVPLLVVQHIALGFSQGFATWLGTAGPLPVKVAEDGEALLPGHVYLAPDDRHLGVHGEGRAEVSRGAPVHGFRPSATWLFRSVARAHGPRSLAVVLTGMGQDGLEGVRELREAGGYVLAQDEPSSVVYGMPGVVVGAGLAHEVVPLPSIASRLLQSVRVGSSTA, encoded by the coding sequence ATGAGGAAAGACGCGTTGCGAATCGTGGTGGCCGAGGACTCGCCCACCGCCCGGCGCCTGCTGGTGGAAATCCTGCGCGCCGACCCCGCCCTGACGGTGGCGGGCGAGGCGAAGGACGGCGTGGAGGCGGTGGACCTGGTGCAGCGCCTGCGGCCGGACCTGGTGACGATGGACATCCAGATGCCGCGCATGGACGGCCTGGACGCCACCCGCCGCATCATGACGGAGGTGCCCACGCCCGTCGTCGTCGTGTCCACCCTGGTGGAGCGCGACATCCAGACGTCCATGGCCGCGCTGCGCGCCGGAGCGCTCGCGGTGCTCCAGAAGCCGGTGGGCCCGGAGTCGCCCGACTTCGACGCGGAGAGCCGCCGCCTGCGCGACACCCTCAAGGCCATGGCGGAGGTGAAGGTGGTGCGCCGCTGGCCGGAGCGCACGGCCGCTCCGCTGCCGCTCGTGCCCGCTCCGGCGCCCGTCGTCCAACGTCCGGCGGTGGTGGCGCTGGCCGCCTCCACCGGAGGCCCGGCCGCCCTCCACCGGGTGCTGTCCGAGCTGCCCGCGGACTTCCCCGTGCCGCTGCTGGTGGTGCAGCACATCGCCCTCGGCTTCAGCCAGGGCTTTGCCACCTGGCTGGGCACCGCCGGCCCCCTGCCGGTGAAGGTGGCCGAGGACGGTGAGGCGCTCCTGCCCGGCCACGTCTACCTCGCGCCGGATGACAGACACCTGGGCGTCCATGGCGAGGGGCGCGCGGAGGTGTCCCGGGGGGCGCCGGTGCATGGCTTCCGGCCGTCCGCCACGTGGCTGTTCCGCTCGGTGGCCCGCGCGCATGGCCCCCGCTCGCTCGCCGTCGTCCTCACCGGCATGGGACAGGACGGGCTGGAGGGCGTGCGCGAGCTGCGCGAGGCGGGCGGCTACGTGCTGGCCCAGGACGAGCCCAGCTCCGTCGTCTACGGCATGCCGGGCGTGGTGGTGGGCGCGGGCCTGGCGCACGAGGTGGTGCCCCTGCCCTCCATCGCCTCGCGGCTCCTACAGAGCGTCCGGGTGGGTAGCTCCACAGCATGA
- a CDS encoding glycoside hydrolase family 1 protein yields MRRRALAVLPLALAACSDRPAFDAEDIRRATLGTGLPSGFLLGTATASHQIEGGTTNDWSAWEQGRFPDGRPHIHDGSVSGDAAESWERFDTDVALMRKLGTNAYRFSLEWSRLQPARGEWDEDALARYREQAHALRTQGITPLVTLYHFTLPQWVADAGGWENPATLDDFEAYASRIAAELGGEVDWWCTVNEPNVLAVFGYLDGVWPPGKKDAKAMATALSHLIEAHARAARQLRARDTVDADGDGHATRVGLAHHVRIFQPATGSTADVTAAGLTDAFFNESVPLALSTGRIRLSVPGSASIDREVADLKGSSDYLGLNYYSRDYVRQDFREASLSNQYVPSGRPVSDLGWDIYPEGLYLFLLRFRDLGIPLVVTENGMADAEGNRRPEYFRSHVYAVEQAVSEGADVHGYFHWSLMDNFEWAEGYTPRFGLFRVDFASPDKARVPTPAVESFQDVARNLGLTPVP; encoded by the coding sequence ATGAGGCGCCGCGCCCTCGCCGTCCTCCCGCTGGCACTGGCCGCGTGCAGCGACAGGCCCGCCTTCGACGCGGAGGACATCCGCCGCGCCACGCTCGGCACCGGCCTGCCTTCGGGCTTCCTGCTGGGCACCGCCACCGCCAGCCATCAAATCGAGGGCGGCACCACCAACGACTGGAGCGCGTGGGAGCAGGGTCGCTTCCCCGACGGCCGGCCCCACATCCACGACGGCAGCGTGTCTGGCGACGCGGCCGAATCGTGGGAGCGCTTCGACACCGACGTGGCGCTGATGCGCAAGCTGGGCACCAACGCCTACCGCTTCAGCCTGGAGTGGAGCCGCCTCCAGCCCGCGCGCGGCGAGTGGGACGAGGACGCCCTGGCCCGCTACCGCGAGCAGGCCCACGCGCTGCGCACGCAGGGCATCACCCCGCTGGTGACGCTGTACCACTTCACCCTGCCGCAATGGGTCGCCGACGCGGGCGGATGGGAGAACCCCGCCACGCTCGACGACTTCGAGGCCTACGCCTCCCGCATCGCCGCGGAGCTGGGCGGCGAGGTGGACTGGTGGTGCACCGTCAACGAACCCAACGTGCTCGCGGTGTTCGGCTACCTGGACGGCGTGTGGCCTCCGGGGAAGAAGGACGCGAAGGCCATGGCCACCGCGCTGTCGCACCTCATCGAGGCACACGCGCGCGCGGCCCGGCAACTGCGCGCCCGGGACACCGTGGACGCCGACGGCGACGGCCACGCCACCCGCGTGGGCCTGGCGCACCACGTGCGCATCTTCCAGCCCGCCACCGGCTCCACCGCGGACGTCACCGCCGCGGGCCTCACCGACGCCTTCTTCAACGAGAGCGTTCCCCTGGCGCTCTCCACCGGCCGCATCCGCCTGTCCGTGCCCGGCAGCGCGAGCATCGACCGCGAGGTGGCGGACCTGAAGGGCTCCAGCGACTACCTCGGGCTCAACTACTACTCGCGTGACTACGTGCGGCAGGACTTCCGCGAGGCGTCGCTTTCCAACCAGTACGTCCCCTCGGGGCGTCCGGTGAGCGACCTCGGCTGGGACATCTACCCCGAGGGACTCTATCTCTTCCTGCTCCGCTTTCGCGACCTGGGCATCCCCCTCGTGGTGACGGAGAATGGGATGGCGGACGCGGAAGGAAACCGGAGGCCGGAGTACTTCCGTAGCCATGTGTACGCGGTGGAGCAGGCAGTCTCAGAGGGGGCGGACGTGCACGGCTACTTCCACTGGAGCCTCATGGACAACTTCGAGTGGGCCGAGGGCTACACGCCCCGCTTCGGCCTCTTCCGCGTGGACTTCGCCAGTCCGGACAAGGCCCGCGTCCCCACCCCCGCCGTGGAGAGCTTCCAGGACGTCGCCCGCAACCTCGGCCTCACGCCCGTGCCCTGA
- a CDS encoding response regulator: MRREHAQHSILVVEDDPDIREAVAELLELEGYSVSSASNGQEGLNVLATLRQPCLVLLDLMMPVLTGYEFLERLRITGAQSLVPVLIMTASHVTELPDGAAGLLRKPVEMAHLLQAVARFCTHA, encoded by the coding sequence ATGCGCCGCGAGCACGCCCAGCACTCCATCCTCGTGGTGGAGGATGACCCGGACATCCGTGAAGCGGTCGCCGAGCTGTTGGAGCTGGAGGGCTACTCCGTCTCCAGCGCCAGCAACGGCCAGGAAGGACTGAACGTCCTGGCGACCCTCCGCCAGCCCTGCCTCGTCCTGCTCGACTTGATGATGCCGGTGCTGACGGGGTACGAGTTCCTGGAGCGCCTGCGCATCACCGGCGCCCAGTCCCTGGTGCCGGTGCTCATCATGACGGCCAGCCACGTCACGGAGCTGCCCGACGGCGCGGCGGGGCTGCTGCGCAAGCCCGTGGAGATGGCGCACCTGCTCCAGGCGGTGGCGCGCTTCTGCACGCACGCCTGA
- a CDS encoding sensor histidine kinase, whose amino-acid sequence MAPTSAKKRQRPPAAPPSEAPAVPLHALLEGLPDAFFMLDAGWRFLYVSPRMTELLGGCGGTGDDLRRVCPHLLELRRQLRFDLPATEQGAVRFEHGWPDRDLCFDVRVRPVEGGLLVHCRDITGERRAREELRRTSEVFRSILEGTTDAVYTKDLQGRYQLINSAGAKAVGYSAEAMIGKTDAELFAPEVARANIANDREVFAFGRTVTYEDAQPGAEGPRVWLSTKGVLRDPEGKVSGLFGISRDITQRKWAEEEARRHAEFQEQLMGIVSHDIRSPLGAIMNWSRVLAESGTAEEAKQTSKRIATAAVRIERLTRLLLDFTRTRLVGGVAIEPRSMDLKDLAAKVAHEFRVAFPQRLVEVEHKGNTQGTWDPDRLGQVASNLVENALKYSPAETPVRLAVRGVRNKVVLEVRNAGRPIPDNLLPHLFEPFRRGPQTARTLKMSYGLGLYIVREIVQAHGGTIEVTSSEDEGTSFLVTLPRRSMPAKPSGPPRPPP is encoded by the coding sequence ATGGCTCCCACCTCCGCCAAGAAGCGCCAGCGCCCCCCGGCCGCGCCCCCCTCCGAGGCGCCCGCCGTGCCGCTCCATGCGCTCCTGGAGGGCCTGCCGGACGCCTTCTTCATGCTCGATGCCGGGTGGCGCTTCCTCTACGTCAGCCCCCGCATGACGGAGCTGCTGGGAGGCTGCGGCGGCACCGGTGACGACCTGCGCCGCGTGTGCCCCCACCTGCTGGAGCTGCGCCGCCAACTGCGCTTCGACCTCCCCGCCACCGAGCAGGGCGCCGTGCGCTTCGAGCATGGCTGGCCGGACCGGGACCTGTGCTTCGACGTCCGCGTGCGCCCGGTGGAGGGCGGCCTGCTGGTGCACTGCCGCGACATCACCGGTGAGCGACGGGCGCGCGAGGAGCTGCGGCGCACCAGCGAAGTCTTCCGCTCCATCCTCGAGGGGACGACGGACGCCGTCTACACCAAGGACCTCCAGGGCCGGTACCAGCTCATCAACTCCGCGGGCGCGAAGGCGGTGGGCTACTCGGCGGAGGCCATGATTGGCAAGACGGACGCCGAGCTGTTCGCCCCCGAGGTGGCGCGCGCCAACATCGCCAACGACAGGGAGGTCTTCGCCTTCGGCCGCACCGTCACCTACGAGGACGCGCAGCCGGGCGCCGAGGGCCCGCGCGTGTGGCTGTCCACCAAGGGCGTGCTGAGGGACCCGGAGGGCAAGGTGTCCGGCCTGTTCGGCATCAGCCGCGACATCACCCAGCGCAAGTGGGCGGAGGAGGAGGCGCGCCGGCACGCGGAGTTCCAGGAGCAGCTCATGGGCATCGTCAGCCATGACATCCGCAGCCCGCTGGGCGCCATCATGAACTGGTCCCGCGTGCTGGCCGAGAGCGGCACCGCGGAGGAGGCGAAGCAGACCAGCAAGCGCATCGCCACCGCGGCGGTGCGCATCGAGCGGCTCACGCGCCTGCTGCTGGACTTCACGCGCACGCGGCTGGTGGGCGGCGTGGCCATCGAGCCGCGCTCCATGGACCTGAAGGACCTGGCGGCGAAGGTGGCCCACGAGTTCCGCGTGGCCTTCCCGCAGCGCCTCGTGGAGGTGGAGCACAAGGGCAACACGCAGGGCACGTGGGACCCGGACCGGCTGGGGCAGGTGGCGTCCAACCTGGTGGAGAACGCGCTGAAGTACAGCCCGGCGGAGACGCCGGTGCGCCTGGCCGTGCGCGGCGTGCGCAACAAGGTGGTGCTGGAGGTGCGCAACGCCGGCCGCCCCATCCCCGACAACCTGCTGCCCCACCTCTTCGAGCCCTTCCGCCGCGGCCCGCAGACGGCCCGCACGCTGAAGATGAGCTACGGGCTGGGGCTCTACATCGTCCGGGAAATCGTCCAGGCGCACGGGGGCACGATTGAAGTCACCTCCAGCGAGGACGAGGGCACCAGCTTCCTGGTGACGCTGCCGCGCCGCTCGATGCCGGCGAAGCCCAGCGGGCCGCCGCGGCCGCCGCCGTAG
- a CDS encoding potassium/proton antiporter has translation MLSAEPLPTAFLLTLCGVLLALSVLFSRATGRFGVPVALLFLGVGMAAGTDGPGGIEFSDYGFAFRLGTVALVLILFDGGLNTPLHAIQHALRPATVLATVGVVATAAIVGVAAHLLFDFAWTEALLLGAIVSSTDAAAVFAVLRGSGITLKRRVGTTLELESGLNDPMAVILTTALTHSVASGKPPGWELLGEAVVQMVVGAGLGLGLGWAGRMLLKRLRLRVAGLYPVMTLALALLAYGLPTLLHGSGFLAVYIVGIALGNESIRYRTGLLRIHDALAWLSQVGMFLVLGLLVFPRRLLDVAWEGLGLALVLAFIARPLAALLCLLPFRFPAREILFTGWVGLRGAVPIILATFPVLSGTHNAREVFTIVFFIVVVNGLIPGATVPWVTRRLGLASNAPEPPPAVLEIASTQLLNGELSAFYIGSASAVAGERISDLPFPPGSAAMLLVRGQELMAPRGDTVFQTGDHVYVFCHSEDLPLLRLLFGQQEDE, from the coding sequence ATGCTCAGCGCGGAGCCGCTCCCCACCGCCTTCCTGTTGACCCTCTGCGGCGTCCTGCTGGCGCTGAGCGTGCTGTTCAGCCGGGCCACGGGACGCTTCGGCGTCCCCGTGGCGCTGCTCTTCCTCGGCGTCGGCATGGCGGCCGGCACGGACGGGCCGGGCGGCATCGAGTTCAGCGACTACGGCTTCGCCTTCCGGCTGGGCACGGTGGCGCTCGTCCTCATCCTCTTCGACGGTGGCCTCAACACGCCGCTGCACGCCATCCAGCACGCCCTGCGCCCCGCCACCGTGCTGGCCACGGTGGGCGTGGTCGCCACGGCGGCCATCGTGGGCGTCGCCGCGCACCTGCTCTTCGACTTCGCGTGGACGGAGGCCCTGCTGCTGGGCGCCATCGTCTCCTCCACGGACGCGGCCGCCGTCTTCGCCGTGCTGCGCGGCAGCGGCATCACCCTCAAGCGGCGCGTGGGCACCACGCTGGAGCTGGAGTCCGGCCTCAATGACCCCATGGCCGTCATCCTCACCACCGCCCTCACGCACAGCGTGGCGAGCGGCAAGCCCCCCGGCTGGGAGCTGCTGGGGGAGGCCGTGGTGCAGATGGTGGTGGGCGCGGGCCTGGGCCTGGGCCTCGGGTGGGCGGGGAGGATGCTGCTCAAGCGCCTGCGCCTGCGCGTCGCCGGCCTCTATCCGGTGATGACGCTGGCGCTCGCCCTGCTCGCCTACGGCCTGCCCACGCTCCTGCACGGCAGCGGCTTCCTCGCCGTGTACATCGTGGGCATCGCCCTGGGCAACGAGAGCATCCGCTACCGCACGGGCCTGTTGCGCATCCACGACGCGCTGGCGTGGCTGTCCCAGGTGGGCATGTTCCTCGTGCTGGGGCTGCTCGTCTTCCCCCGGCGGCTGCTCGACGTGGCGTGGGAGGGACTGGGACTGGCGCTGGTGCTCGCCTTCATCGCGCGTCCCCTGGCGGCGCTGCTGTGCCTCCTGCCCTTCCGCTTCCCCGCGCGGGAAATCCTCTTCACCGGCTGGGTGGGCCTGCGCGGCGCGGTGCCCATCATCCTCGCCACCTTCCCCGTGCTGTCCGGCACGCACAACGCGCGCGAGGTCTTCACCATCGTCTTCTTCATCGTGGTGGTGAACGGGCTCATCCCCGGCGCCACCGTGCCCTGGGTGACGCGCCGGCTGGGGCTGGCCTCCAACGCGCCCGAGCCGCCCCCGGCCGTGCTGGAGATTGCCTCCACCCAGCTCCTCAACGGCGAGCTGAGCGCCTTCTACATCGGCTCCGCCTCCGCCGTGGCCGGCGAGCGCATCTCGGATTTGCCCTTCCCTCCCGGCTCCGCCGCCATGCTGCTGGTGCGGGGACAGGAGCTGATGGCGCCCCGGGGCGACACCGTCTTCCAGACGGGGGACCACGTCTACGTCTTCTGCCACTCCGAGGACCTGCCGCTGCTGCGCCTGCTCTTCGGCCAGCAGGAGGACGAGTAG
- a CDS encoding monovalent cation:proton antiporter-2 (CPA2) family protein: MSFLHQALVFLAAAVVAVPLFKKLGLGSVLGYLTAGAVIGPWGAKLVTDVENILHVSELGVVLLLFVIGLELRPSRLWELRRSVFGMGGAQVLLTGSLLAGVSMALGMVPGAAIIAGFGLSLSSTAFALQLLAERNQLTTGYGRLAFGILLFQDLAVIPLLALLPLLGDGTSASTEPGWLTGLKVVGVLVGVVVAGRYLMRPVFRAVASFHSQELFTATALLVVVGTASLVSAVGLSMALGAFLAGVLLAESEYRHELEADIEPFKGLLLGLFFIAVGMSVSLGLIVEKPLLVGGLVVALVVVKGAVLYGLGRFSLKQDEPALSLGVVISQGGEFAFVLFALAVSFRVMDRALADLLVVVVGLSMATTPLLYAAHERWLRPRFKKKAAAREFDVAPEEDNPVIIAGFGRVGQVVGRLLRVKRIGFTAIDASPEHIDFMKRFGSKIFYGDASRLDLLRAARADKAKVFVLAIDDIEASVRTAQAVKEHFPHLTIFARARNRVHAYRLLDMGIQRVMRETFAGSLEMAQDVLMVMGLTYSESHRALERLRDHDEELLRETAKFHTDEAKLVEMAAKARKELESLFEQDDKEQSKSA; the protein is encoded by the coding sequence ATGTCCTTCCTGCATCAGGCACTGGTCTTCCTCGCCGCGGCGGTGGTGGCGGTGCCCCTCTTCAAGAAGCTCGGGTTGGGGTCCGTGCTGGGTTACCTCACGGCGGGCGCGGTCATCGGCCCGTGGGGCGCGAAGCTCGTCACCGACGTGGAGAACATCCTCCACGTGTCCGAGCTGGGCGTGGTGCTGCTGCTGTTCGTCATCGGCCTGGAGCTGCGGCCCTCGCGCCTGTGGGAGCTGCGCCGCTCGGTGTTCGGCATGGGCGGCGCCCAGGTGCTCCTCACCGGCTCGCTGCTGGCGGGTGTGAGCATGGCCCTGGGCATGGTGCCCGGCGCGGCCATCATCGCCGGCTTTGGCTTATCGCTGTCGTCCACCGCCTTCGCGCTCCAGCTCCTCGCCGAGCGCAACCAGCTCACCACGGGGTACGGGCGGCTGGCCTTCGGCATCCTCCTCTTCCAGGACCTGGCGGTGATTCCACTGCTCGCGCTGCTGCCGCTGCTGGGCGACGGCACCAGCGCGTCCACCGAGCCGGGCTGGCTCACGGGCCTGAAAGTCGTGGGCGTGCTGGTGGGCGTGGTGGTGGCGGGCCGCTACCTCATGCGCCCGGTGTTCCGCGCGGTGGCGTCCTTCCACAGCCAGGAGCTGTTCACCGCCACCGCGCTGCTCGTGGTGGTGGGCACCGCGTCGCTGGTCAGCGCGGTGGGCCTGTCCATGGCGCTGGGCGCGTTCCTCGCTGGCGTGCTGCTGGCCGAGTCCGAGTACCGCCACGAATTGGAGGCGGACATCGAGCCCTTCAAGGGCCTCTTGCTGGGCCTGTTCTTCATCGCGGTGGGCATGTCGGTGAGCCTGGGGCTCATCGTGGAGAAGCCGCTGCTGGTGGGCGGGCTGGTGGTGGCGCTGGTGGTGGTGAAGGGCGCGGTGCTGTACGGGCTGGGCCGCTTCAGCCTGAAGCAGGACGAGCCCGCGCTCAGCCTGGGCGTCGTCATCTCCCAGGGCGGCGAGTTCGCCTTCGTGCTCTTCGCGCTCGCCGTCTCGTTCCGCGTCATGGACCGCGCGCTCGCGGACCTGCTCGTGGTGGTGGTGGGCCTGTCCATGGCGACCACGCCGCTGCTGTACGCCGCGCACGAGCGGTGGCTGCGGCCGCGCTTCAAGAAGAAGGCGGCGGCGCGCGAGTTCGACGTGGCCCCCGAGGAGGACAACCCGGTCATCATCGCCGGCTTCGGGCGCGTGGGTCAGGTGGTGGGCCGCCTCTTGCGCGTGAAGCGCATCGGCTTCACGGCGATTGACGCGAGCCCCGAGCACATCGACTTCATGAAGCGCTTCGGAAGCAAGATTTTCTATGGCGACGCGTCACGTCTGGATTTGCTGCGCGCCGCGCGCGCGGACAAGGCGAAGGTGTTCGTGCTCGCCATCGACGACATCGAGGCGTCGGTGCGCACGGCGCAGGCGGTGAAGGAGCACTTCCCGCACCTGACCATCTTCGCCCGCGCGCGCAACCGCGTGCATGCGTACCGGCTGCTGGACATGGGCATCCAACGGGTGATGCGCGAGACATTCGCCGGAAGCCTGGAGATGGCGCAGGACGTGCTCATGGTCATGGGGCTCACCTATTCGGAGAGCCACCGCGCGCTGGAGCGCCTGAGGGACCACGACGAGGAACTGCTGCGCGAGACGGCGAAGTTCCACACGGACGAGGCGAAGCTCGTCGAGATGGCCGCCAAGGCACGCAAGGAGCTGGAGAGCCTCTTCGAGCAGGATGACAAGGAGCAGTCCAAGTCCGCGTGA